Proteins co-encoded in one Arachis hypogaea cultivar Tifrunner chromosome 11, arahy.Tifrunner.gnm2.J5K5, whole genome shotgun sequence genomic window:
- the LOC112722840 gene encoding uncharacterized protein, which produces MAGIVNLSPPTPILTFSNSSRHRNHLLTQTKPDSIFDHPALRYNGRFFCLFSDNRRQEQARKALEGALSGKKNELEKWDKEIKRREELGGGGDAGGGGWFGWGRYFGWSNDDNFWQEAKYASLTILGITLMYLLIAKGDLLVAVILNPLLYALRGVRNGLGFVTSKVLKNSSPSRQHDFGGFFKKEEYQQASAKENVVRKWASD; this is translated from the exons ATGGCAGGGATTGTAAACCTAAGCCCGCCAACTCCAATCCTAACTTTCAGCAACTCCTCCCGCCACCGCAACCACTTGTTAACGCAAACAAAGCCCGACTCCATCTTCGACCACCCGGCCCTCCGATATAATGGCAGATTCTTCTGCCTTTTCTCCGACAATCGAAGACAG GAGCAAGCTAGAAAAGCATTAGAAGGTGCTCTGAGTGGGAAGAAGAATGAACTTGAGAAGTGGGACAAAGAAATCAAGAGAAGAGAGGAGCTGGGGGGCGGAGGTGATGCTGGTGGAGGAGGTTGGTTTGGCTGGGGTAGATATTTCGGCTGGTCTAATGATGATAATTTTTGGCAAGAAGCAAAATATGCTTCTCTCACGATCCTTGGTATCACTCTCATG TATCTCCTAATTGCTAAAGGTGATTTGCTTGTTGCTGTCATTTTGAATCCCTTGCTGTATGCACTGCGGGGAGTGAGAAATGGGCTTGGTTTTGTAACATCGAAAGTCTTGAAAAATAGTTCTCCCAGTAGGCAGCATGATTTTGGTGGATTTTTCAAGAAGGAAGAGTATCAGCAGGCTTCTGCTAAAGAGAATGTTGTTAGAAAATGGGCTAGTGACTAG
- the LOC112722841 gene encoding rho GDP-dissociation inhibitor 1, with protein MSLAIGVASKSSMGFEDKSNDDATTPDTHHHSGKGAATDDESGDERGQSLSRYKSESSVALTEDEEDDDDRKIELGPQCTLKEQLEKDKDDESLRRWKEQLLGSVDMNSVGETLEPEVKILSLAIKVDGRPDIVLPIPETGNPNGSWFTLKEGSHYRLMFTFQVSHNIVSGLKYTNTVWKTGIKVDSTKEMIGTFSPQAEPYTHEMPEETTPSGIFARGSYSAKTKFVDDDNKSYLDITYTFDIRKDWQ; from the exons ATGTCTTTGGCCATTGGAGTGGCTTCAAAAAGCAGCATGGGTTTTGAGGACAAGAGCAACGACGATGCAACTACCCCTGACACGCACCACCACTCCGGGAAAGGTGCCGCCACTGACGATGAAAGCGGCGATGAACGAGGCCAGAGTCTCAGTAGGTACAAGAGTGAGAGCTCGGTTGCTCTCACCGAGGACGAAGAAGATGACGACGACAGGAAGATTGAGTTGGGCCCTCAGTGCACCTTGAAAGAGCAGCTCGAGAAGGacaag GATGACGAGAGCTTGAGGAGGTGGAAGGAACAGCTTCTTGGAAGCGTCGACATGAATTCTGTTGGAG AAACTTTGGAGCCCGAGGTGAAGATCCTGAGCCTTGCAATAAAGGTAGATGGTAGACCTGACATTGTTCTTCCAATACCAGAAACAGGAAATCCCAATGGTTCGTGGTTTACTTTGAAAGAAGGTAGCCATTACAGGCTCATGTTCACTTTCCAGGTTAGCCATAACATAGTTTCCGGTCTCAAATACACCAACACTGTGTGGAAAACTGGTATCAAGG TGGACAGTACCAAAGAGATGATTGGAACATTTAGCCCACAAGCAGAGCCTTACACGCATGAGATGCCAGAAGAGACAACACCATCTGGGATATTTGCTAGAGGATCATACTCTGCCAAAACTAAG TTTGTTGATGATGACAACAAGTCATACTTGGATATCACCTACACTTTTGATATTCGAAAGGACTGGCAATAG